In Lycium ferocissimum isolate CSIRO_LF1 chromosome 3, AGI_CSIRO_Lferr_CH_V1, whole genome shotgun sequence, the genomic window gtgtccgttggtccggttGACCGGTTACGATGTTGCCACGCGTCGTAAAAACCGTTCTGCCATTTGCACTGACgaccgtacgggtgtcagaccatACGGTCCTACCTTATCttttttagggtttctttattcataagGGCTTTTGTGTTGTATTCATGGCCCATAAGGCATACCTATAAATTGAGGATATTCTTCCCCTTTTTGAGGTTAGCTTTTTTCAGATTTCAACATTATAATAGTCAAATATATAGAAGCTCTCTCTCTCAGATATTGGTCCGGATTTGTGGTGTTCTTCCTTAGCTTTTACTTATCCATTCAACATAATATATTacttaatatataaatttgGCATAAATCACCAATCACAATACACACTCTCACAGTAgtaacacgtatatatatatatatatatatatatatattgcaacaAACAAATCCATAGACATTTCATACCAACCAAATAGATTAAAATTCATCCatatatcctatacctcacttacaaatttaattgttaccgaATCCGGGGAAAACAATTAGGTGTGTATTTGTGTGTGTTTCATTATGGAACAGCTGGTGACTGAGTGATGCTAGCTACCATATCCAATGCCAAACAAGGTTGATCCACTGGAACCTGCATTCCATCACCAAATATTTGAAATGAACAATAGAGAAAATACCAATTATATACTTCCCAAAAACTAAGAGTTTCTAAATGTTTTTGTTCAAAAATTGAGAGGATGATGATATGGACAGGAGATGTTGGCcatggaagtgatgaactacTAAGCCTACACAAAGGTGAAtccaaaatttaaagtttatgaattGCGGCCTACAGCGAcctcaaaataatatatactaaTAACTGAGTTCACATTCAAATAATTTCGAGATAATGagtgaatattttaatatatagatataggaTTTGAGCAAAAGCTACTGATGTGAGGAGTCCTTTCGATGTCCTGTATTAAGAAACATCTCTAGACAAATTTGGCTTACAAAATGACGAGCTCCAAGAATCCAATAGAAGTGAAAATTCTTATAAGACTTGGTGAAACCCTTAGTAATTTTGTCATCCCCACAATACATTGGACTCCTTTCCATATTCAAGAAAGTTTTCAGACTTTCCCACCTGCAATTTTAGACAATAATGACAATGCAAGTTGATATGAGGAGAATAAATCCTTCAAATAATAAGTAGGCAATTCAACAATATTAGACTCTAGAAGAGTTTGGGGTTGCACATATTTTACAAGAGATGATTACTTCTAAATCGGATCATATTAGAGCTCACTAGGAagtaatatttgaaaatttgtgaGTGAAAACTGAAAACCGTATTTTCAATATAACTCCTTAAATAAGATTTTCAATATTTCACAAATAATTCAAATAGTATTATCAAATATAATGCAAATACTGATGGATAAACCAActtgaaaatgatgaatttaagaatttaaaaatactaaaatattatttttgagcAGTTACTTGTGTTCCCATATTATAGTTACTACAATTATGAAGATCtgaaattttcacaaaaatagGGAGTCATTTCTTACTTTAGCTTCTTAACCCATGCTTCTGCTCCATTAGTCGAACAAATGACATCAAGCTGCAACATTTCATTCACAAAAGATAAACACCAATAATGATTATAATCAAACAAAAGAACTATAATTAATATTTCTGAACAATTTCTTTTCTCCCAAATTTGTCTTTTATTAGCCAGAAAAGATAAAACAATTAGGGCCATTGAAACGATTTAGTAAAAAAAGGGATAATTTCATGGATAGTCATTTACCATTTATTTTACTGCACTAAAGTTACTAATCTATTTTTCTCATAATAAAAGGTCACTCAATTTTATCTAAGTATCATAGAAAATATCTCATTTGTTTCTTTCCCGTgatatttatgatattttgagaaaaagttGAGTGATGCATTGGTCAGAAAAAAAGTTTAgtgattttaattatatttaagtAATGTTGAATGGCTATTTTAGCATAAAGAATAATGTAATAATTTTGATGCAATGAAATAAAAGTTGACTATCAATGAAATTAATTAACGCtgcaaaaattaactttaagaTAGTTGCATAAACTCTGCATTTGGGAAAGAGCCCTACTTGCCCATTGTACACAGTTACATTCACTCCTTTAGCTAATAGTTCATCAacctgaaagaaaaaaaaaaagaagcaaaatcaTATCTATTACAGCATTAGAAACCCAAAGAAAATAGTGTGCATATTTCCAATTCAAGAATGCACAAGATGGATGGAGAGACGAGAAGAGTACAAAAATTGCGTATAAATGGGTCTGAGTAATTTCTGGTACAAGACAGAGGTATGATTAGATACAAGAGGATTCACAAATGCAAAATCAAAGCTAAGTGTCAAAATATGAATTACCCcgtccatttcaatttatattatcctattttctttttaattcatttaagaaaattatacATAAGTTTGAAAGTATgttaatttaaatttcttattttacccttaataagaAGTTGTTTTAGCCACACAAATGTTATGATATATTTAAGATTATAAATTTCAGATATTTTAGAGTCGTATAAATGTGAGAGTTGGCatgtataaaatcataagtttcaaaagttatttttccttaaatttcGTGCCTTTAAATATATTTCTATACATTGAAAAGAGGGAGTAACACATTTTAAATCTTATTTACcaataccaaaaacaaaaagaaacaaaaaaaagaaaaagaaaaaaaaaaaaagatgtctTGTATCAACGGAATTCAACAATcagtataaatacataaatggAATTTCTCTTTTGCACAATATAGCTTGATGACAAAAGAACACTTGcaagaaaataagtttaaatATCAAACAACTCTAATAATATGTAAATCCACATTACCTCATCGATTCTGGGCCTCATAAAATCACCATATAGGGAATCAAAACCCGGATATGATCACATCCCTGTAGGCACTGAAATTTAGTCGGACTTAAATCCACAAATTAATTCGGATCATATTCTAAATTTGAGATGTATTAGTCCAGATAATTATTATGGGCCAATATAATTGGATTAATTGTTTAAGCCCAATTGGTAAGAATTTAATTGAAAGACCAATTCAATTAGGTTCATCTTCATTTGTCGGACTTCACATGATGAGCCCACTCTATTAGCCCAAGGTccatgccacgtgtcaaatgacgtggcgcGCCAAGTCAAGTCAAGTACCAATACAATCATGCCACATGTATAAGTGACGCAGCATGCCAAGACAATAGAAGAACCAATCAAATGTCGCCAAGTGTTCAAATGATAAGGTTCAGCCAATCATATACAAACCCTAGCTCTCCCctgcaactataaataggggtcttcaCAAagctaaaagagaaaaaaaaaaaaaagacatagaGAAGCTCTCATCCGCAAGTCTTCTGCGTACTAAGAAGTCTTCGCTCCAAGTGGTGAGCCGCAAGTTTCCATACCTCTACGTTTGTGATTAAAGCTCGGCTCCGCATTCGTAGGAAAATCTCAACAACAAATAATCCgtccattcaagaacaagcaaagccctTGATTAACGGCCGTATCGTGAGGAGAAGAATCAGAGGattacatatttttatttaagatttcataaagattgtaacccccgcacaaattcttgaaatcaaatattattctttgtcgctatttttcttgtcttgattattattttcaagaATGAAAGATTAGTTGTTACAAATTTGGCACGCTCAGTGGGACCATCTTTACCTCTCATCTCTTCTCTCTAATAGTCGAACTTCAAAAACACTAAGATGGCTTCCAAGAAGGTCAACTCGAAATCCGCATCCGCAAAAACTACCAGATCCAAATTCTCCGTTGCTGTTGAAAACATCCTAGATGTTATTGAGGGGAGCATCAGACCTGTCACAAGGAACCAAGCCAAATTGCTAGGGCAACGAGTTCGCAAGCACGGCCCCGAATGCCGCCGTCGTCTTTGATTCGTCTTCAAAAGGCGTGAGATCTTCCGCAAACACACGGAAGAAGGGAGAATGTCGCCAAAATGGTGGAGGGTTCTTGCccaacttagtttatctaagcCCAAGAAATCCTTGTGCAAGGCGACGATGATGTCTTGAGCATCCGGATCTACTCCGCATAACATGTCCGCATCCTATGATCGCGAAAATCCGTGTTATTCTTCTTCATCTATGATGGTGATGCATACGATGATGACCAATGCTTCAACCGTTGAAGAACAACTCGCGAGCTTGACAAAGGCAATTGGAGAGACTTGACCAAATATGTGCAAGATCAAGATAATCGAATTGTCAGAGTTGACGGACGGGTTTGATAGTGTGATGGAGGGGGATTCGAGTCATGCCCCGGAAAACGTCCTCCAAGCACAAGAAAGGATTGAATCTCCCGCAAAACAAGTGGAACATGCTTCGTAAATCCAAGTTTCCTCCGAAGGGATGATTCCAATCAATCAAATAAAGGAGTTCATCATGGGGACCATCAAGGATAAATATGATGTTTCCGCAAAATCATCCCTTACATATGCGAAGCCGTACACTGCAAGGATTGATAGCTTGAAGATGTCTGCCGATTATCAACACCCAAAATTTCAGCAGTTTAATGGCAAGGGAAATCCAAAGCAACATGTGGCACACTTCATTGAAACACGCAACAACGCTGGAACATATGGTGACTACCTTGCCAAACAGCTTTGTTCGTTCCCAAAGGTTATGCTTTTGATTGGTACACAGACCTTGAGTCTGGTTCCATTGATAGTTGGGAGCAAATGGAGCAGGAGTTTCTCAACCGCTTCTAT contains:
- the LOC132050308 gene encoding serine carboxypeptidase-like 51, with product MRPRIDEVDELLAKGVNVTVYNGQLDVICSTNGAEAWVKKLKWESLKTFLNMERSPMYCGDDKITKGFTKSYKNFHFYWILGARHFVPVDQPCLALDMVASITQSPAVP